In the Oryza glaberrima chromosome 6, OglaRS2, whole genome shotgun sequence genome, one interval contains:
- the LOC127775791 gene encoding probable carboxylesterase 18 — translation MADAHGHRRRVALPCAVRLRLCLLEAAIDATQRRDGAINRPLFSLYDRRAPADPRPDAAGVSSTDVTVDASRGLWARVFTPPAPEHEHSSSSSTTTPRPVIVYFHGGGFAMFSAASRPFDTHCRTLCAGVGAVVVSVDYRLAPEHRFPAAYDDGEAVLRYLATTGLRDEHGVPMDLSACFLAGDSAGGNIAHHVAQRWTTTTTTPATPPPPSDNPVHLAGVILLEPYFGGEERTKAERALEGVAPVVNIRRSDRWWRAFLPEGADRNHPAAHVTGDAGPEPELQEAFPPAMVVVGGLDPLQDWDRRYAGMLRQKGKAVRVVEFPEAIHAFYFFPEFAGDIRKLVGEIRAFVEESIMSK, via the coding sequence ATGGCCGATGCGCACGGTCACCGCCGGCGGGTGGCGCTGCCGTGCGCGGTGCGCCTCCGGCTCTGCCTCCTCGAGGCCGCCATCGACGCGACGCAGCGCCGGGACGGCGCCATCAACCGTCCTCTCTTCTCCCTGTACGACCGGCGGGCGCCCGCCGACCCGCggccggacgccgccggcgtgaGCTCCACGGACGTCACCGTCGACGCGTCCCGCGGCCTCTGGGCGCGCGTCTTCACCCCTCCCGCGCCGGAGCACGagcactcgtcgtcgtcgtcgacgacgacgccgcgcccCGTCATCGTCtacttccacggcggcggcttcgcgaTGTTCTCGGCGGCCTCCCGCCCGTTCGACACCCACTGCCGCACGCTCTGCGCCGgggtcggcgccgtcgtcgtgtcCGTCGACTACCGCCTCGCCCCCGAGCACCGGTTCCCCGCCGCGTACGACGACGGGGAGGCCGTCCTCCGCTACCTCGCCACCACCGGCCTCCGCGACGAGCACGGCGTCCCCATGGACCTCTCCGCCTGCTTCCTCGCGGGAGACAGCGCCGGCGGCAACATCGCGCACCACGTGGCTCAGcgctggacgacgacgacaacgacgccggcgactccgccgcctccgtcagACAACCccgtccacctcgccggcgtgATACTCCTGGAGCCGTActtcggcggcgaggagcggacCAAGGCGGAGCGCGCGCTGGAGGGCGTGGCGCCGGTGGTGAACAtccgccggtcggaccggtgGTGGAGGGCGTTCTTGCCGGAGGGGGCCGACCGGAACCACCCGGCGGCGCACGTCACCGGCGACGCGGGGCCGGAGCCCGAGCTGCAAGAAGCGTTCCCGCCGGCGATGGTGGTCGTCGGGGGCCTCGACCCGCTGCAGGACTGGGACCGGAGGTACGCCGGCATGCTGCGGCAGAAGGGGAAGGCGGTGCGGGTGGTGGAGTTCCCGGAGGCCATACACGCCTTCTACTTCTTCCCGGAGTTCGCCGGCGACATCCGGAAGCTCGTCGGTGAAATCAGGGCGTTCGTAGAAGAGAGCATCATGTCCAAGTAG